The genome window GACCATCTTGATGAAGTGCTGGAGGAACAGGAAGGCGGTCTCGCCCGTTCTGATGGGAAAGTTCTGCTGGACCTCCTTGCGCTCCTTGCCGCCGAAGGGGGGATTGGCCAGCACCACGTCAAAGCGGTCCTTCTCCTGAATGTCGGCGAGGTTTTCGGAAAGCGTGTTGGTGTGCAGGATGTTCGGCGCTTCGATGCCGTGCAGGATCATGTTCATGATCGCGATGACGTAGGCGAGGGACTTCTTCTCCTTGCCGTAGAAGGTGCGCTCCTGGAGGATGCGGTCCTGCGCGGTGGTGCGCTCGGGGTTGGTCTGCTTGAGGTATTCGTAAGCTTCGCACAAGAAGCCCGCTGAGCCGACCGCGCCGTCGTAGATGCGTTCGCCAACGCGGGGCTGCACGACCTTAACCATGGCGCGGATGAGCGGGCGCGGGGTGTAATACTCGCCGCCGTTGCGCCCGGCGTTGCCCATGTTCTTGATCTTGGCCTCGTAGAGGTGCGAGAGCTCGTGCTTCTCGGTCTGCGAGCGGAAGCGCAGTTCGTCGATGTGGTCGATGATTTCACGCAGGTTGTAGCCGCTGTTGATCTTGTTCTTGATCTCTCCGAATATCTCGCCGATCTTGTATTCGATGGTGTTCGGTCCGCTGGCCTTTACCTTGCACTTGTGGAGGTAAGGGAAGAGCTTCTGATTGACGAAGTCGCGGAGGTCATCGCCGGTCATCGCGGCGTTGTGGTCGAGCTTGCCGTCCTTCCCCTTGGGCGAGGCCCAGGTTTCCCATCGGTAGGATTTGTCGAGGATGTAGCTGTACTTCTTCCCCTCAAGCGCGGCCTCATCGGCGAGGTCCTGCTCGAGTCCATCGAGGTATTTCAGGAACAGAAGCCAGGACGTCTGCTCCGTGTAGTCAAGTTCGGTGGTGCATCCCGCCTCTTTCCAGAGGACGTCGTCGATGTTTTTGAAGGCTTGTTCGAACATGGGCACCTGATCCGCTATCGAGTTATTGTCCTTCGTGAAAGCCACTCATGCCCTGTTCCTGGTGAAAACGCGGCGATCATTCCTCGAGCAAACCCAGCACTTGACCGGCATCGTAAACGGGAATGCCGCTTTTTCTGAAACCCGACGCATCCCTCGAAACGATCGCTTCAACTCCGTTGCTGCGGGCTGCGGCGGCGATCACGGCGTCCTCGAAGTCCTGTGAATCGGATGATAGCGCATCTTCCAGCACTGCACGGCCAACGGGGGCGATCTCGCAAAGTGACATCAGCTTGTCGATGGCTATCCTGGCCTTGCGACCCCCGATCGTTTTCGCCGCGATGTAATAGATGGTGGTGATGGTCGTTCCGCAAAGCACGGCCGTGACCGCCCCGCCTTCCACGCGCTCGAACAGGAGGGCCGCGTCATCGGAAAACGGTAGCCGGTCAAGCAACAGGTCGAGCACCACGTTGGTATCCACCAGAAGTTTCAACGGTATTTTGCCTCCAGGTGCCTCAAGTAAGCCTGCTCGTCGACCTGGGCGCCTTTCAGCACTCCCCGCAAGGAGCGGGTGACCGGCGCTCCGGTCTTCCGGGCTGCGGGCCTCCCGTTCATAAGCAGCCGGAAATAGTTTGCAACCAGCTGAGAGAGGGATACCTCGGCTTCGGCGGCATAGACTTTTGCCTCCCGGATCAGTTTTTCATCCAGCCTCAATGTCAGTTTCGTTTGCATGACGTCACCTCCGGTCCGAATGACGTATTTATTTGAATATATTGTACGTCTTTTACTTCGAGAGTCAAACCGGGGCGCCTCCATCACGGATAGGGTATGGGACGCATATTCCATATCGCCGGCGATAGCCGGCGGCGGCGTCACGGCGGACGCCCGGACGCATGGTACACTTTCTTGATGCACGCTGACGCTCTTACCGCGCTGGGGAATCTGTTCGGCGACCGCCTGCGGACCTCCCTCGAGACGCGCATCTGCTACTCGTTCGACGCCACCGGGAAGCAGTTCCTCCCCGACGCGGTCGTCTACCCCGTAAACGCCGAAGAGGTTCGGCAGACCGTCCTCCTCGCCAACCTCCACCGGTTTCCCGTCGTCCCGCGGGGGGCGGGCACCGGTTTTTCCGGCGGTTCGCTGCCCGTCCACGGCGGGGTCGTCCTCTCCACGGAACGGATGGACCGGATCGTTTCGATCGACACGGAGAACCTGTACGCGGTCGTCGAGCCGGGGGTGGTGAACGGGACGCTCAAGGAGGAGGCGCGGAAGAAGGGGCTTTTCTACCCGCCGGACCCCGCGTCGCTGAAATTCAGCACCCTCGGTGGCAACATCGCCGAGTGCGCGGGGGGAATGTGCGCGGTGAAGTACGGCGTCACACGCGACTACGTCCTCGGCCTCGAGGCGGTGCTGGGAACCGGGGAACTCATCCGCACCGGCGTCGTCACGGCGAAAGGGGTGGTCGGGTACGACCTCACCCGGATGCTCGTGGGCTCCGAGGGGACCCTCGGGATCGTCACGCGGGCGACGCTCCGGCTCATCCCGCTGCCCGAGGCGGCGGCGACGCTGCTGGCGCTGTTCCACGGGAACCGCCGGTCCGTCGAGGCCGTCAACGCCATCGTCGCGGCGCGGGTGACCCCCTCCGCGATGGAGCTGATGGACCGCACCGCCATCGACTGCGTGCAGGCGCTGATGCCCGTCCCGCTCCCCGAGGGAACCGGGAGCGCCCTGCTGCTGGAGGTCGACGGGCCGGAGGGCCAGGTCGCGCGGGAGGCGGACCTCCTCACGGAGGTGTGCCGCGCCCACGGGGCCATCGAAGTCCGGCGAGCTTCCGACGCGCACGGAAGGGACGATCTCTGGAAGCTGCGCCGCTCGATCTCCCCGGCCCTTCGCCGGGTCGCGCCGGTCAAGCTCAACGAGGACATCGTCGTCCCGCGAAGCCGCCTCGCCGACATGTTCGCCTTCCTCTCCGATCTCTCCGACCGCAGGAGCGTGCGGATCGTCACCTTCGGCCACGCGGGGGACGGCAACATCCACGTGAACATCATGATCTCGGGCGCGGACGCGGATGAAACGCGGCGTGCGGAGGAGGCGGTCGGGGAGGTGTTCCGCAAGACCGTCGAGATGGGGGGGACGATCTCGGGAGAGCACGGGGTGGGGATCTCCAAGGCGCCGTTCTTCGAGATGGAGGTCGGCCCGCTCGGCGTCGCGGTGATGAAACGGCTAAAAGGATGCTTCGACCCGAACGGGATCCTCAACCCCGGGAAGATCTTCCTCGATGAATCCGCGGTCAGCCGATGAAGGACGCCGAGCTCAAGGCGTTGACCGGCCTGTGCGCGAAGTGCGGCACCTGCCGGACGGTGTGCACCCTTTACCCGGAGCGGAAGACGGAGATCGCCGTCGCCCGCGGGAAGATCGCCCTGATCGATGCGGCGATGAGCGGGGAGGATGGTGACGCGGAGGCGGTGCAGGAGGCGCTGACCGACTGCCTCCTGTGCGGGCGGTGCGAGCGGGCGTGCCCCAACCAGGTTCTGGTCGAGGAGATCGTGATGAAGGGGCGCGCCGACCTGGCGGAGGAGGTCGGGATCCCCGCCTGGAAGCGGGTTCTCTTCGGGAAGGTGATGACATCCCCGGCGGCGACGGAGATCGCCCGGAAAGTGGCCGCCGCGGGACAGCGGCTGCTGCCCGGGAAGATCCCCACGGCGAGCGGCCTGCACTACCGGTTCCCCGATGGGTTCGGGGGGGAAGGGCGGACCGTCCCGAAGCTGCCCGCGATCGGATTTCTCGAGTCCCTCGGGGAGGGGGAGGCGGCCACCGGCGAGGTGATGCTCTTCGTCGGCTGCGTCTTCGACCACGTCTTCCCCGAGGTGGGACGCGCCGCCTACGAGACCGTGAAGGCGTCGGAGAAATCCGTGGCGGTCTTCCGGGACGCCGCGTGCTGCGGCCTCCCCGCCATGGTGTCCGGGGATCGCCGGTCCGCCACGGAGTGCGCGGAGGCGAACGTTCGCCGCCTGCGGGCCGCGGATCCCGGGGCGATCGTCTTCCCCTGCGGCTCCTGCCTCCTCATGTTCAAGAGGAACGTCTTCTCCCTGCTCCCGAAGGGAACCCCGATGTACGATGACGCGGTGTTCGTCGCGGAGCGCGCGGTGGACTACGCGAGCTTCCTCCTCTCCTCCAAGGTCCTCGACCGGCTCCCGGATCCGCCGCCGGGTCAGAAGGTCGGCGAGATCGGGTACCACGACCCGTGCCACCTGTCGGGGACGCTCGGGAAGGGCCCCGAGGCGCGTGAGGTGCTGTCGCGGACCGTCGGTCCGGCGTTCGCCGAGATGGCGGGCGCCGACCTGTGCTGCGGCTACGGGGGGACGTTCAACGTGCGCGACTACCCGACCTCCGCCCGGATCGGGGAGAACAAGGTGACGGTCGCGGCGCGCGGCGGGACGAAGGTGATCTCCACCGCCTGCTCGGGGTGCGTCCTCCAGATGCGGGACATGGTCGCCCGGACGGACCCCTCCCTGCGCGTCGTCCACATCGCCGAACTGGTCCACCGGGCGCTGTTCCCCGGCGACGGAGACGCCCCGCGGCGTTGACACCCGGCGTTGCGGGATGTTATGTAACACCATTACGAAACGGACTTGCCGCCCAGGAGGAGAGCGATGTCGCTCGAGGAAAAGTTCGAGGAGTTGCGCAAGAGAAATGCCCTCGCGATGGAAGGGGGCGGCAGGAAGCGGATCGAGACCCAGCACGCGCAGGGGAAGCTGACGGCGCGGGAGCGGGTCGAGCTTCTCCTTGACCCGAACACGTTCGTCGAGATGGACCGTTTCGTCCAGCACCGCTGCGCCGACTTCGAGATGGAAAAGTTCCTCGGGGACGGCGTGATCACCGGGTACGGGAAGGTGAACGGGCGGCTGGTCTACGTCTTCGCCCAAGACTTCACCGTGTACGGCGGCTCCCTCTCCGAGGCGTATGCGGAGAAGGTGTGCAAGATCATGGACCACGCGGTCCGCAACGGGGCCCCGGTCGTCGGTCTGAACGACTCCGGCGGCGCGCGCATCCAGGAGGGCGTCCAGAGCCTCGCCGGATACGCCGACATCTTCCTGCGGAACACCCTCGCCTCGGGGGTCGTCCCCCAGATCTCCGCGATCATGGGACCGTGCGCCGGCGGCGCCGTCTACTCCCCCGCGATCACCGACTTCATCCTGATGGTCAAGAACACTTCCTACATGTTCGTCACGGGCCCGGACGTCATCAAGACGGTCACCCACGAGGAAGTCACCAAGGAGAACCTCGGCGGCGCGATGGCCCACAACGAGCGCAGCGGCGTGGCCCACTTCGCGGCCGAGGACGAGAAGGAGTGCCTCTATCTCATCCGCGAGTTGCTCTCCTTCATTCCGCAGAACAACATGGAAGACCCCCCGTTCGTGACCCCGAAAGACTCGCCGGACCGCGCGGACGAGAGCCTGAACCAGGTGGTCCCCGACATCCCGACGAAGCCGTACGACATCCGGGACGTGATCAGGAAGGTCGCGGACGACGGGGACTTCTTCGAGATCCAGGAGCACTACGCGAGAAACATCGTCATCGGGTTCGCGCGGATGAACGGCCGGCCGGTCGGCGTCGTGGCGAACCAGCCCGCGATCCTGGCCGGCTGCCTCGACATCAACTCCTCCATCAAGGGGGCGCGCTTCGTCCGCTTCTGCGACGCCTTCAACATCCCGCTGCTCACCTTCGTGGACGTGCCGGGCTTCCTCCCGGGAACGACCCAGGAGTACGGCGGGATCATCAAGCACGGGGCGAAGCTCCTGTACGCCTTCGCGGAAGCGACCGTCCCCAAGGTGACCGTCATCACCCGCAAGGCGTACGGCGGGGCGTACGACGTCATGGCCTCCAAGCACATCCGGGCGGACGTCAACTTCGCCTTCCCGACCGCCGAGATCGCCGTGATGGGCCCCGACGGCGCGGTGAACATCATCTTCCGGAAAGAGCTCGTCAAATCCGACAACCCGGAGGCGACCAAGGCCGAACTGGTGGCCGACTACCGGGAGCGCTTCGCCTCGCCCTACAAGGCGGCCGAGCTCGGTTACATCGACGAGGTCATCATGCCCTCGGAAACCAGACCGAAAGTCATCAAGGCGTTCGAGATGCTGAAGAACAAGCGCGACACGAACCCGCCACGCAAGCATGGCAACATCCCCCTGTAGGAGGCCCACGTGTTCCGGAAGATCCTGATCGCGAACCGCGGGGAGATCGCCGTCCGGGTGCTCCGCGCCTGCAAGGAGATGGGGATCCGCACGGTGGCGGTCTTCTCCGAGGTCGACCGGAAGGCCCTCCACACCCGCTACGCCGACGAGGCGTACTGCATCGGCCCCGCGCCGGCGCGGGAGTCGTACCTGGTGATCGACAAGATCATCGACGCGGCGAAAAAGACCGGCGCGGAGGCCATTCACCCCGGGTACGGTTTCCTCGCGGAAAACCCGCTGTTCGCCGACCGGTGCGAGAAGGAGAAGATCAAGCTGATCGGCCCCTCCGCCTACGCCATGCGGACGATGGGTTCCAAGACGCTCGCCCGGAAGACGGTCCAGGCGGCCGGCGTCCCCGTCGTTCCCGGGACCGTGGAGGCGATCACCACGGAGGCGGAGGTCCTCCGCGTCGCGAAGGGGATCGGCTTCCCGGTGATGCTGAAGGCGACCGCCGGGGGCGGCGGCAAGGGGATGCGGCTGGTGAGGGAGGAGTCCGAGCTTTCGTCCTCCCTGCGGATGGCGAAGTCGGAGGCGAAATCCGCCTTCAGCGACGACTCCGTGTACATCGAGAAGTACATCGAGAACCCCCGCCACGTGGAGATACAGCTCCTTGGGGACCGGCATGGGAACTACGTCCACCTGTGCGAGCGGGAGTGCTCCATCCAGCGGCGCCACCAGAAGGTCATCGAGGAGTCTCCCTCCGTCATCGTCACCCCGGAGATGCGGGCCGCGATGGGGAAGGTGGCGATCGAGGCGGCGCGGGCGGTGAAGTACGAAGGCGCGGGAACGTGCGAGTTCCTCGTGGACCAACACCGGAACTTCTTCTTCCTCGAGATGAACACCCGCCTCCAGGTGGAGCACCCGGTGACGGAGATGGTGACCGGGATCGACATCGTCAAGGAGCAGATCCGCGTGGCGGCGGGGGAAAAGCTCTCGATCCGCCAGGACGACGTGAAGCAGTCCGGCCACGCGATCGAGTGCCGCGTCTACGCCGAGGACCCGGAACGAAACTTCATGCCGTGCCCCGGCGTGGTCACCTCGCTGCGCATCCCCGGCGGGCCCGGTGTGCGGGACGACTCGGGCATGTACGAGGGGTTCGAGATCCCCATCTACTACGACCCGATCATCTCCAAGCTCGTGGTGTGGGGGAAGGACCGGACGGAGGCGATCGCCCGGATGAAGCGGGCCCTCGCCGAGTACGTGGTCACCGGAGTGAAAACCACCATCCCCTTCCACATCCGCGTGATGAACAACCGGCACTTCATCGAGGGGAACTTCGACACGAACTTCATCGACAAGGTGTTCTTCAAGGAGGAAGAGGGGCGCAAGCTCGCCAACGAGGAGGTCGCCCTGGTCACGGCGGCGATCCAGGTGTTCACGGACGAGCGGAAGCGCGCGGTGGCCCAGCAACCCGGGGAGGCGGCCGGTCCCGTCTCGATGTGGAAATACTCCACACGCCCGGGCATCCGGAAGATCGGGTAGGTGCGGCGATGAGCTACGTGGCGACGGTCGGCGAGCGGGAAGTGACGATCACCGTCGAGGAAGTCGGCGGGGCGAACTACAAGGTGGCGATCGACGGGGTGGAGCACGTCGTCGACGCCCACCAGGTGGCCAGCCAGCTCTGGTCGGTCCTGTGCGGGGGCGCGTCGTTCGTGGTGGACGTGACCCAGCTGCCGACGGAGGAGTACGAGGTGCTCATCCAGGGCGACTGCCACAAGTTCACCCTGATGAACGAGCAGCGCCGGGCGATGATCCGGGCGGGCGGCAAGGGCTCCGCCGGGAAGGCGATGCTCACCTCCCCGATGCCCGGGAAGGTGGTCAAGCTCCTGGTCAAGGAAGGGCAGGAGGTCGAGGCCGGCCAGGGAGTGATCGTCGTCGAGGCGATGAAGATGGAGAACGAGCTGAAGTCCGCCCTCGCGGGGAAGGTGAAGGAGATCTTCGTCGAGGAAGGCCAGGTCGTCGAGTCGGGGGCGAAGCTGCTCCTCGTGGAATAGGAGGGCCCGATGGCGGGGAAGAACGGGAAGGGCGGGCTTCGGGAGGCGCGGGAGCGCTGGGAGCGGGACATCCTCGCTCCGGTGGTATCGAAGGCGCGGGAGCGTCGCCCCCGGTTCGAGAGCACCTCCGGGGAAGAGGTCCGCCGCCTCTACACGCCGGAGCACCTCAAGTCGTTCGATTATCTTCGGGACGCGGGCTTCCCGGGCGAGTTCCCCTTCACGCGCGGCGTCCAGCCGACGATGTACCGCGGCCGATTCTGGACGATGCGGCAATACGCGGGCTTCGGGGACGCGAAGGAATCGAACCGCCGGTACCGGTACCTGCTGGACAACGGCCAGACGGGTCTGTCCGTGGCCTTCGATCTTCCGACCCAGATGGGGTACGACTCCGACGCCCCCATGTCGTTCGGTGAGGTCGGAAAGGTCGGCGTGGCGATCGACTCCCTCGAGGACATGGAGGTCCTGTTCGACCGGATCCCGCTCGGGAAGGTCTCCACCTCGATGACGATCAACTCGACCGCCTCCATCCTTCTGGCGATGTACATCGCCGTCGGCGAGAAGCAGGGGGTGGCCGCCGCGGCGCTGAACGGCACCATCCAGAACGACATCCTGAAGGAGTACATCGCCCGGGGGACCTACATCTTCCCGCCCGCTCCCTCGATGCGGATCATCACCGACATCTTCGCCTTCTGCAAGGACGCCGTCCCCCGCTGGAACACGATCAGCATCTCCGGCTACCACATCCGCGAGGCGGGGTCGACGGCGGCGCAGGAGGTCGCCTTCACCCTCGCGAACGGGATCGCCTACGTGCAGGCCGCGATCGACGCCGGGATGTCGGTCGACTCCTTCGCGTCGCGCCTGGCCTTCTTCTTCAACGCCCACAACAACTTCCTCGAGGAGGTCGCCAAGTTCCGGGCCGCGCGTCGGTTGTGGGCCGGGATCATGCGGGACCGGTTCGGGGCGAAGGATCCCCGCTCCTGGATGCTCCGGTTCCACACGCAGACCGCCGGGTCGTCCCTCACCGCGCAGCAGCCCGACAACAACATCGTCCGCGTGACGATCCAGGCGCTTTCGGCCGTCCTCGGGGGCACCCAGTCGCTGCACACGAACTCGCGCGACGAGGCGCTGTCCCTTCCCTCGGAGGCGTCGGTGCGCATCGCCCTCCGCACGCAGCAGCTGATCGCCCACGAGAGCGGGGTGGCCGAAACGGTCGATCCCCTCGGCGGTTCCTGGTGCGTCGAGGCTCTCACCTCGGGGATCGAGCGGCAGGCGCGGGAGTACATCGACCGGATCGACCGGATGGGCGGCGTCATTCCGGCCATCGACTCCGGCTACATCCAGAAGGAGATCCAGGACGCGGCGTACCGGTACCAGCTGCAGGTCGAGCGGAAGGAGCAGGTCGTCGTGGGGGTGAACGACTTCGTCGTGCAGGAGGGAAAGCCCGGCAACCTCCTCAAGGTCGATCCCCGGGTCGAAAAGGAACAGCGCAAGCGCCTCGCGGCCCTCCGGAAGCGGCGGGACGGAGCTTTGGTCCGCGCCGCCCTGGGCGACATCGAGTCCGCCTGCCGGAGGAAGAGGAACGTCATGGGACCGACCCTTTCCGCCGTTCGCGCCTACGCCACCCTGGGGGAGATCTCCGACGTGATGCGCTCCGTCTTCGGCACCTACCAGGGGAAAGTGACCGTCTGAGAGGGGTAGAAATGGGGGACCGGATCGGCGAGGAGGAGGTCCGCGAAGTGCTTCGGCCCGGCCTCCCGTGGACCGATCCGGTGTGCCTCGCGGTGACCGACAGCACGAACCGCGTCGCGATGGAGATGGCGGAAAACGGAGCAAAGCACGGGACCGTCGTCGTCGCCGACGCGCAGACCGCGGGCCGGGGACGGATGGGCCGCCGGTGGGTGTCTCCCGCGGGGAAGAACCTGTACGTTTCCCTGCTGCTTCGCCCTTCCGTTCCGACCGTCGATGCGACGCGGCTTGCCCTCGTGGCCGGCGTCGCCCTCGCCGACGCGGTCGAGGCGGTGGGCGTTCCCGCGTCCCTCAAGTGGCCGAACGACTTGTATTGCGGAGGACGGAAGGCAGGGGGGATCCTCGCGGAGATGGCCTCCGACCCGGACGGTGTGCGCCACGTCGTGATCGGCGTGGGGCTCAACGTGAACATGGAAGAGGCCGATTTTCCGCCGGATCTCCGCGACACGGCGACGTCCCTCCGGATCCGCGCGGGGAAGGTGTTCCGCCGGGTCGACGTCCTTGCCCGGCTGCTTGACGCGTTCGGGACGCGGTACGCGGAATTCATCGGGGGCGGGTTCGCCTCGCTCCGCGACGGTTGGGACCGACGGGACTTCCTTCGGGGGCGGCGCGTCCTCCTTCGGCGACAGGGCGGGGAGCGGTGGGGAACCGCGGACGGGCTCGACACGGACGGCGCGCTCCGTTTCCTCCCTGACGCCGCCCCGGCGATCGAGTCGGTGCACAGCGGAGAAATTCTGGACTTCCGGCGATGAGGGGGTAGGGAACACCCGATGCTCCTTGTGATCGACGTGGGGAACACGAACACCGTCCTCGGGGTCTTCGAGGGGGAGGCGCTTCTCCACCACTGGCGGGTGTGGACCGACCGGGAGAAGACGAGCGACGAGTACGGGATCCTTCTGCGGAAC of Deltaproteobacteria bacterium contains these proteins:
- the accC gene encoding acetyl-CoA carboxylase biotin carboxylase subunit is translated as MFRKILIANRGEIAVRVLRACKEMGIRTVAVFSEVDRKALHTRYADEAYCIGPAPARESYLVIDKIIDAAKKTGAEAIHPGYGFLAENPLFADRCEKEKIKLIGPSAYAMRTMGSKTLARKTVQAAGVPVVPGTVEAITTEAEVLRVAKGIGFPVMLKATAGGGGKGMRLVREESELSSSLRMAKSEAKSAFSDDSVYIEKYIENPRHVEIQLLGDRHGNYVHLCERECSIQRRHQKVIEESPSVIVTPEMRAAMGKVAIEAARAVKYEGAGTCEFLVDQHRNFFFLEMNTRLQVEHPVTEMVTGIDIVKEQIRVAAGEKLSIRQDDVKQSGHAIECRVYAEDPERNFMPCPGVVTSLRIPGGPGVRDDSGMYEGFEIPIYYDPIISKLVVWGKDRTEAIARMKRALAEYVVTGVKTTIPFHIRVMNNRHFIEGNFDTNFIDKVFFKEEEGRKLANEEVALVTAAIQVFTDERKRAVAQQPGEAAGPVSMWKYSTRPGIRKIG
- a CDS encoding biotin--[acetyl-CoA-carboxylase] ligase, which translates into the protein MGDRIGEEEVREVLRPGLPWTDPVCLAVTDSTNRVAMEMAENGAKHGTVVVADAQTAGRGRMGRRWVSPAGKNLYVSLLLRPSVPTVDATRLALVAGVALADAVEAVGVPASLKWPNDLYCGGRKAGGILAEMASDPDGVRHVVIGVGLNVNMEEADFPPDLRDTATSLRIRAGKVFRRVDVLARLLDAFGTRYAEFIGGGFASLRDGWDRRDFLRGRRVLLRRQGGERWGTADGLDTDGALRFLPDAAPAIESVHSGEILDFRR
- a CDS encoding methylmalonyl-CoA carboxyltransferase — encoded protein: MSLEEKFEELRKRNALAMEGGGRKRIETQHAQGKLTARERVELLLDPNTFVEMDRFVQHRCADFEMEKFLGDGVITGYGKVNGRLVYVFAQDFTVYGGSLSEAYAEKVCKIMDHAVRNGAPVVGLNDSGGARIQEGVQSLAGYADIFLRNTLASGVVPQISAIMGPCAGGAVYSPAITDFILMVKNTSYMFVTGPDVIKTVTHEEVTKENLGGAMAHNERSGVAHFAAEDEKECLYLIRELLSFIPQNNMEDPPFVTPKDSPDRADESLNQVVPDIPTKPYDIRDVIRKVADDGDFFEIQEHYARNIVIGFARMNGRPVGVVANQPAILAGCLDINSSIKGARFVRFCDAFNIPLLTFVDVPGFLPGTTQEYGGIIKHGAKLLYAFAEATVPKVTVITRKAYGGAYDVMASKHIRADVNFAFPTAEIAVMGPDGAVNIIFRKELVKSDNPEATKAELVADYRERFASPYKAAELGYIDEVIMPSETRPKVIKAFEMLKNKRDTNPPRKHGNIPL
- a CDS encoding biotin/lipoyl-binding protein, coding for MSYVATVGEREVTITVEEVGGANYKVAIDGVEHVVDAHQVASQLWSVLCGGASFVVDVTQLPTEEYEVLIQGDCHKFTLMNEQRRAMIRAGGKGSAGKAMLTSPMPGKVVKLLVKEGQEVEAGQGVIVVEAMKMENELKSALAGKVKEIFVEEGQVVESGAKLLLVE
- a CDS encoding (Fe-S)-binding protein, with protein sequence MKDAELKALTGLCAKCGTCRTVCTLYPERKTEIAVARGKIALIDAAMSGEDGDAEAVQEALTDCLLCGRCERACPNQVLVEEIVMKGRADLAEEVGIPAWKRVLFGKVMTSPAATEIARKVAAAGQRLLPGKIPTASGLHYRFPDGFGGEGRTVPKLPAIGFLESLGEGEAATGEVMLFVGCVFDHVFPEVGRAAYETVKASEKSVAVFRDAACCGLPAMVSGDRRSATECAEANVRRLRAADPGAIVFPCGSCLLMFKRNVFSLLPKGTPMYDDAVFVAERAVDYASFLLSSKVLDRLPDPPPGQKVGEIGYHDPCHLSGTLGKGPEAREVLSRTVGPAFAEMAGADLCCGYGGTFNVRDYPTSARIGENKVTVAARGGTKVISTACSGCVLQMRDMVARTDPSLRVVHIAELVHRALFPGDGDAPRR
- a CDS encoding DUF6364 family protein; protein product: MQTKLTLRLDEKLIREAKVYAAEAEVSLSQLVANYFRLLMNGRPAARKTGAPVTRSLRGVLKGAQVDEQAYLRHLEAKYR
- a CDS encoding methylmalonyl-CoA mutase family protein codes for the protein MAGKNGKGGLREARERWERDILAPVVSKARERRPRFESTSGEEVRRLYTPEHLKSFDYLRDAGFPGEFPFTRGVQPTMYRGRFWTMRQYAGFGDAKESNRRYRYLLDNGQTGLSVAFDLPTQMGYDSDAPMSFGEVGKVGVAIDSLEDMEVLFDRIPLGKVSTSMTINSTASILLAMYIAVGEKQGVAAAALNGTIQNDILKEYIARGTYIFPPAPSMRIITDIFAFCKDAVPRWNTISISGYHIREAGSTAAQEVAFTLANGIAYVQAAIDAGMSVDSFASRLAFFFNAHNNFLEEVAKFRAARRLWAGIMRDRFGAKDPRSWMLRFHTQTAGSSLTAQQPDNNIVRVTIQALSAVLGGTQSLHTNSRDEALSLPSEASVRIALRTQQLIAHESGVAETVDPLGGSWCVEALTSGIERQAREYIDRIDRMGGVIPAIDSGYIQKEIQDAAYRYQLQVERKEQVVVGVNDFVVQEGKPGNLLKVDPRVEKEQRKRLAALRKRRDGALVRAALGDIESACRRKRNVMGPTLSAVRAYATLGEISDVMRSVFGTYQGKVTV
- a CDS encoding type I restriction-modification system subunit M — translated: MFEQAFKNIDDVLWKEAGCTTELDYTEQTSWLLFLKYLDGLEQDLADEAALEGKKYSYILDKSYRWETWASPKGKDGKLDHNAAMTGDDLRDFVNQKLFPYLHKCKVKASGPNTIEYKIGEIFGEIKNKINSGYNLREIIDHIDELRFRSQTEKHELSHLYEAKIKNMGNAGRNGGEYYTPRPLIRAMVKVVQPRVGERIYDGAVGSAGFLCEAYEYLKQTNPERTTAQDRILQERTFYGKEKKSLAYVIAIMNMILHGIEAPNILHTNTLSENLADIQEKDRFDVVLANPPFGGKERKEVQQNFPIRTGETAFLFLQHFIKMVKAGGRAGVVIKNTFLSNTDNASTSLRKLLLESCNLHTVLDCPGGTFQGAGVKTVVLFFEKGAPTRKVWFYQLDPGRNLGKTNPLNDDDLAEFVQLQKTKADSPKSWSVDVAGIDTATYDLSVKNPNGGEEVTHRNPREIMDEIASLDAESAEVLENIKGLL
- a CDS encoding FAD-binding protein, producing MHADALTALGNLFGDRLRTSLETRICYSFDATGKQFLPDAVVYPVNAEEVRQTVLLANLHRFPVVPRGAGTGFSGGSLPVHGGVVLSTERMDRIVSIDTENLYAVVEPGVVNGTLKEEARKKGLFYPPDPASLKFSTLGGNIAECAGGMCAVKYGVTRDYVLGLEAVLGTGELIRTGVVTAKGVVGYDLTRMLVGSEGTLGIVTRATLRLIPLPEAAATLLALFHGNRRSVEAVNAIVAARVTPSAMELMDRTAIDCVQALMPVPLPEGTGSALLLEVDGPEGQVAREADLLTEVCRAHGAIEVRRASDAHGRDDLWKLRRSISPALRRVAPVKLNEDIVVPRSRLADMFAFLSDLSDRRSVRIVTFGHAGDGNIHVNIMISGADADETRRAEEAVGEVFRKTVEMGGTISGEHGVGISKAPFFEMEVGPLGVAVMKRLKGCFDPNGILNPGKIFLDESAVSR
- a CDS encoding PIN domain-containing protein, whose product is MKLLVDTNVVLDLLLDRLPFSDDAALLFERVEGGAVTAVLCGTTITTIYYIAAKTIGGRKARIAIDKLMSLCEIAPVGRAVLEDALSSDSQDFEDAVIAAAARSNGVEAIVSRDASGFRKSGIPVYDAGQVLGLLEE